A section of the Pochonia chlamydosporia 170 chromosome 2, whole genome shotgun sequence genome encodes:
- a CDS encoding DnaJ and TPR domain-containing protein (similar to Coccidioides immitis RS XP_001244422.1) translates to MKFFGGSKKQSSTSNSSSRKHTPSSSVDDRDFFPRETHPHSEPSSPTKNSSSNTNKSPSKKSSRPASYRESRDSEKSSSSSSTPRHARLSRHSTEPPSTSSSRRSKFDPDTHPLNLPPEERRRLSKLSNSTMSDQMDVDREPVNGASSPASQSQSNPSAQTNFSVPITNGTHHSEAPAPPPHGSNPSSPVPTPEDDAEAYKAAGNRFFKEKNYTKAIEQYSKAVDLFPNSATYLSNRAAARMSNGQYTTALEDCSRAAEIDPQNTKILLRLGRIYTALGRPDDALLMFGRISPAPSAKDMAPAKEMQYHIDTAKHILEQGTGAHMALHALDRAERGLGHGVPKPRKWQLLRGDAHLLVGSENSLGEAQGIAMALLRSNTQDPDALVLRGRVLYAQGDNAKAIQSFRMAISFDPDYRAAIKWMRTVQKLDKMKEEGNVEFKAGRFQPAIEKYTEALEVDPTNRGINAKLLQNRAVCKIKLKQYDGAVADAEKAVSLDPSYLKARKTKANALGQAGKWEDAVKEWKSVQEADPEDRTIPKEVRKAELELKKSKRKDYYKILGVEKDCTLDDIKKAYRKMAVKLHPDKNLDDPEADAKFKDLSEAYETLSDPQKKASYDNGDDLMDPADMFGGGMGGGMGGMGGIDPEILFSMMGNQGGFGGGGFRSAGGFPGGAGGFPGGAQFNFANAGGGRQRGGGFPFQ, encoded by the exons ATGAAGTTCTTTGGCGGAAGCAAAAAGCAATCGTCAACTTCCAATTCGTCGTCAAGGAAGCACACCCCGAGTTCAAGCGTTGACGACCGCGACTTTTTCCCTCGCGAGACTCATCCGCACTCGGAGCCCTCGTCGCCCACAAAGAACTCATCCAGCAATACTAATAAGTCCCCATCAAAAAAAAGTTCCCGGCCCGCATCTTACCGGGAGTCAAGGGACTCTGAAaagtcatcatcttcttcctccacacCTCGTCACGCGAGACTCTCCAGACACTCCACAGAGCCGCCGTCGACTTCGTCCTCGCGACGCAGTAAATTCGACCCCGATACTCATCCTCTCAATTTGCCTCCCGAGGAGCGTCGTCGCCTTTCCAAATTGTCTAATTCCACAATGAGCGATCAGATGGACGTCGACCGGGAGCCCGTTAACGGCGCCTCGTCGCCTGCCTCCCAGTCGCAGAGTAACCCTTCGGCTCAAACAAACTTCTCGGTTCCCATCACCAATGGAACTCATCACAGTGAGGCTCCCGCGCCGCCACCTCACGGATCTAATCCCTCCAGTCCTGTACCGACACCGGAGGACGACGCAGAAGCATACAAGGCTGCCGGAAACAGGTTTTTCAAGGAGAAAAACTACACCAAAGCTATTGAGCAATATTCCAAAG CCGTCGACCTTTTTCCCAACTCAGCAACCTACCTGAGCAATCGCGCTGCCGCTCGCATGTCTAATGGCCAATACACTACAGCTTTGGAAGATTGCAGTCGCGCCGCCGAGATCGACccgcaaaacaccaagattcTACTTCGCCTCGGCCGTATCTACACTGCCCTCGGCCGCCCCGACGATGCCTTGCTGATGTTTGGTCGCATCTCACCGGCACCGTCCGCCAAAGACATGGCTCCCGCCAAGGAAATGCAGTACCACATTGATACTGCTAAGCACATTTTGGAGCAAGGCACTGGTGCTCACATGGCTCTCCATGCTTTGGATCGGGCGGAGCGTGGGTTGGGACATGGCGTTCCAAAACCTCGCAAGTGGCAGCTCTTGCGCGGTGATGCGCATTTACTCGTTGGCAGCGAAAATTCTCTGGGTGAGGCACAGGGCATTGCGATGGCTCTGCTACGGAGCAATACACAAGATCCTGACGCTCTGGTTCTCCGCGGCCGAGTTCTCTACGCCCAGGGCGACAATGCAAAGGCCATTCAGTCGTTCCGTATGGCCATTAGCTTCGACCCAGACTACCGCGCAGCCATCAAGTGGATGAGGACGGTACAGAAGCTAgacaagatgaaggaggaaGGCAATGTCGAGTTCAAGGCTGGCCGATTCCAGCCCGCTATCGAAAAATACACCGAAGCTCTGGAAGTGGATCCAACCAACCGCGGCATTAACGCAAAGCTCCTTCAGAACCGCGCCGTGTGCAAGATTAAGCTCAAGCAATACGACGGGGCAGTTGCTGATGCGGAAAAGGCCGTCAGCCTAGACCCCAGCTACCTCAAGGCCAGAaagaccaaggccaacgctctgggccaagctggaaAATGGGAGGACGCCGTCAAGGAGTGGAAGTCGGTTCAGGAGGCTGACCCAGAGGATCGCACCATTCCGAAGGAGGTTCGCAAAGCAGAGCTCGAactgaagaagagcaagcgAAAGGACTATTACAAGATCCTAGGCGTAGAAAAGGATTGCACTCTTGACGATATCAAGAAGGCCTACCGCAAGATGGCCGTCAAGCTGCACCCTGACAAGAACCTAGACGATCCAGAAGCCgatgccaagttcaaggactTGTCAGAAGCTTATGAGACCTTGAGCGACCCTCA GAAGAAGGCCTCCTACGACAATGGGGACGACCTCATGGACCCGGCAGACAtgtttggcggcggcatgggcGGCGGTATGGGTGGCATGGGCGGAATCGACCCCGAGATTCTGTTCAGCATGATGGGTAACCAGGGAGGCTTCGGCGGAGGCGGCTTCCGATCCGCTGGAGGCTTCCCAGGTGGTGCAGGAGGATTCCCAGGCGGCGCTCagttcaactttgccaacgccggcggcggcaggcAGCGAGGCGGTGGATTCCCCTTTCAGTGA
- a CDS encoding short chain dehydrogenase reductase (similar to Metarhizium robertsii ARSEF 23 XP_007823261.1), with the protein MSLKGKTALITGGAKNLGAEIAKELAGLGANLALHYNSPKSKEDAVKFEKLLKEKYPGIKFQFYQADLTTEAAVNKLFDSVKKDFGKIDIVVNTVGKVLKKPIGEISEAEYDEMFAVNSKSAFFILKAGAKNVEDGGKLITIVTALLAAFTGFYTSYAGSKAPVEHFTRGVAKELQPRGISVNAVAPGPMDTPFFYPQESPEAVAFHKSQAIGNRLTKIEDIAPIIRFLVTEGGWITGQTLFANGGYTTR; encoded by the exons ATGTCTCTCAAAGGCAAGACAGCCCTCATCACCGGAGGAGCCAAGAACCTTGGTGCCGAAATTGCCAAGGAGCTCGCCGGACTAGGAGCCAACTTGGCTCTGCATTACAACTCCCCCAAGTCAAAGGaggatgctgtcaagttcGAAAAGTTGCTAAAGGAAAAGTACCCGGGAATCAAGTTCCAGTTCTACCAGGCCGATTTGACCACCGAGGCCGCCGTGAACAAGCTCTTCGATTCTGTCAAAAaggactttggcaagatAGATATTGTTGTCAACACGGTGGGCAAGGTGCTCAAGAAGCCTATTGGAGAGATTTCAGAGGCTGAATACGATGAGATGTTTGC GGTCAACTCCAAGTCAGCATTCTTTATTCTCAAGGCTGGTGCCAAGAACGTCGAGGATGGCGGCAAGCTCATCACCATTGTTACCGCCCTACTCGCCGCATTTACAGGCTTCTATACTTCTTATGCCGGCTCCAAGGCTCCCGTTGAGCACTTCACTCGAGGTGTCGCAAAGGAACTGCAGCCACGTGGAATTAGCGTAAATGCAGTTGCTCCTGGACCTATGGACACTC CTTTCTTCTACCCCCAAGAGTCCCCCGAAGCTGTTGCTTTCCACAAGAGCCAGGCAATAGGCAACCGTCTCACCAAGATTGAGGACATTGCGCCAATTATTCGGTTCCTCGTCACCGAGGGCGGGTGGATTACTGGGCAGACGCTGTTTGCCAATGGCGGATACACGACCAGGTAG